In Monodelphis domestica isolate mMonDom1 chromosome 1, mMonDom1.pri, whole genome shotgun sequence, the sequence AGTGATCTTTACTTCCTCAAATTTTCCTGGGGCAAAAGGTAGGGTTTATGATTTTTCATTGTATCCATTAGAACCTTTTACATATACTagttatttgataaatatttcttaaataagagACAAACAAAATGCTAGGTTGGTTTAGAGGAAGAACCTGTAACTTGGGAACAGAGATGTTTTCATGGAGAGAGTGGCATCTAAATAGTACCTCGAAGGACAGGTGGAAGAAACAACATGTGCAAAAActtggaggtaaaaaaaaaagcacagaggTGGGAAACTTACTGGGTATATTTAGAGTATAGTAAGTTGTTTGGTTTGCCTAGAATTTATGGTATGGAGaagcagtgtggtatagtagatagagcactgggcatggagtcagaaaaatttgcattcatatcctgcctcagatacttgttagctgtgtgacactggccaAATACTTAAATCTCTTtggtccttggtttcctcatttgtaaaataagggacttGCAgtcctttaagatcccttccagctctaaaaataTGAGTCTGTGATCCTTTGTAAGGTAAGAAAAAGTGAgagataaagttggaaaggtaGATTGACCCTGAATTTTGAAGGATCTTAAATGTAAGACTTAATATTTTTGACTATTTGGTCGATAAAGGGAATCAGGGGAAAGTTTTTGAGCTAGGGTGTGTTATATGATAAGAGATATTTTAAGAGCACTACTTTAGTAGCAGCACGTAGGGTAGATTGATGAAGAAGGCAGGAGGCTATGATGAGAGGTCAGATATTCAGGTATCATCTTTGATTTTGTGTTCTTGATggatatcaaatgaaataatgtaagtgaaagtgctttgaaagccATAAAGTGCTTATATAATTGTAAGGGATGTTTTGCAGCAAGCTCCTTCTCTCTAAGGAGTCCAACATTTATTACAAAGCTTCCCTTGGCCTCTTACTACCATTCTTAGGTAAAGTAGTTGAAGCTGTTGTTTTCCCCTAACTTCAGCAAGCAGTTACCACTGACCTCAGCAGTTTTGTAATCAAACAGAGATGTTGATGCCTAAGTGAAAATTTCTCAATCTGCCAAGGCTATATTATACTGTAAGAagaatttttattgaaaaatatttgcGCTTCAAAAAAATAATCCAAAAGTATGCTCCTCTCAACATGAAAATAGACTGAATGACCATAAGGAAATTAGTTAGAAGTGGttagaatttttcaaaaatagaccGAAAAATAGTCTAAAATTCCTTTTGTTTGTCCTAGTACCTCTTCCCTAAAGGAGTTGTTTATTCTGGGTAAAATGAAATCTGATTCCTGCTAACCTGGAATTGATAGAGGTAactacaccttcttctggaattcAATTAAAATGTGACTTTCCATTGAAACATCTTATTTTAAATCAGGTTCCCGTATTACTAATTATATTCTGGCACATGCACAGGGAAATCAAAATGGCAACTCAGATGACTGCAGGGCTATGGTAGTTAATCATAAGCAGTTTCCTATAGGAACAGCATGAATAATAATGTTAGGGAATGCCCAGAAACTCAGCAGGAGATGAGGTGGATGGAGGAGCAAAAGAATTTTCTTAAACCTCCTTAGTGATCTTTTTTACTTTATGAAATCTGAATACAAAACCagattgaaataattttattcagtTCCATTGGAAGATGCATTTCTTAGCAGGTggtaatttaattctttttttaatcatctagagtgattttattttattttttaattaattaatttagaatatttttccatggttacacgattcatatttttccctcaccttttccctctcccctcccatagccaatgggcAGTTCAACTTGATTTTACAtgttattgatcaagatctatttccatattattaataattacaagagagtgatcatttagagtctatgtccccattcatgtccccatcaaatcatgtgatcaagtagttgttttttttctgtgtttctattcccacagttctttctctgggtgtggctaTCTACACCCtttctcccaagtccctcagaattgtcctggatcgttgcattgctgttagtagagaaatctattatgcttgattgtgccatagtgtatcagtaaTTGAATTCTAATGAAAATCAAGGTAATCATAAATTCCTGCTTATTATAAGCAGAATGACTCAACTTAATTTTTGTATCTCAGGTGAGGGAAGAAGGCCAGATATGCTTATAAAGCCATAGAGTATCAGGGTCCCAGAAAGGACCTATTGGCAATTCTGTAGTTTTCTTGGCCATATTTTACCAAGGCAAAAAGCTCTTACCCACGAGTCCCTTGGGAGAAGTACTACTTCATTCTTGGTTATCAAGGCAGATTGAATTAAATTCGTGTTTAGAGTGGAAAGAgtcctagatttagagtcaggacaTTTGGGTTCCACTAGCTACTAGCCATGGGATCTCAGAAAAATTGTTAAGCTTGTTGAAGCAACTTTTTCATATACCAGATTGGAGTTAtcttgagaatcaaatgagataatgaatgtaaagtcctttgcaaaccttagagtgcTATCTGAGGTAAGATATTCTTCTTCAGTTTTTGATGCCTTTCATTTGCTGAGTGATTGGCTATCTGATTCTATAAAGCATGGAACTGAGACTGTTAACCCAAGAGAGATACCAAGATACCTACTTACCTTGGAGGACTATTTTGTTCCTTATGCTTTTAAAGGCACAGATAGTTCTATATATTggctgtgggcaaatcacttagctgtCTTGATTCTCagttttataaaaatgaaggggttggattagatggcctctagggttccttctaattctagattTATGGTACAGGGAagtagaggttttttttttttaatgattatcgTTGAAGAAgattggttattattatttttttgctgtCATTTTGTTTAAATAGCAACCATTTCAGACTCTTGTTATAAGCAAGGGAAAAGAGATTTTCTAGTGAAATGGTTTTTGATAGTATATGTTCTCATTATAACCATATTTCTTCAGATGACTGTcatcagtctgaaactgctataTGACCACAGACTTATAAAGTTTATTTCTCATCCAAACTTACAATGATGACCAAAGGCATTGAAAATTGCTCATAACAAGTGGACAAGGATAAATCAAATGTCACTTTTTAATGATTCATGGTATCTGAAATGATGTGTTTTGTAGTGATTAACTTTGTGAGTTAATCTTCTTGGCAGAAAGTGATGAAAGGGAGCTACTAAGTGAAAAGCTTGTTTTTGAAAGTGGTTATTTGTAAGAATCCAGTATCTAAAATGTTCATGTTCCTCACTTTTTGAGGGATCTTAACTCTTTTTTATACATTGTCAGATATCTAGTGAATATCTAGTACAGGTCTAGGTATTGGTGAAATGACATAGTTGACAAAATAGATATGATATATTGTCTActttaaaggaatttataatccaCTTGGGGAGATAAAGCataacaatacaatataatatgataGTGTGCTAAATTGAATAATACTTAGCATAATTGTAAGAGTTCTTCTCTGTAGATTGTAATGGGTAGGGTAGGCTTAAGTGTAGGAACTGGACCTTATAGGAGAAGTAACATTGGATGGTCTGTCAGGAAGAACTTGGGAGATATTCTGGGTAGGGGGACAACATAAGCAAAGGCAGAAGTGAacagtttttttccccaaggGCTAGGAATAATTTGACAATTGGTTTACCTAaaaccatgttggtgaacctatggcatgtgtgctggagggggctgctcccttcctcctctccatgcatgcctgaggacatttctcatatcacctgctcctctgccgATCAGTTCAATGgaagcccttcctccctcccgtCTGGGGTATGGAAagtggctcacatgtggcatgagggttgtagtttgtgttttcattctctaaaaggttcaccatcactggcctagagtaTAGAATTCATGTTAGATTTGGTGTTAAAAATATTGGGAATCAGGTTGTAGAAGACTTTGAATATCAAGTCTTGAAATTTGATCTTATTTCTTGAGATACTGAAGAGCCTTGAAAGGTTTTCAAGCAGGGTCACTGTGTTGGGGAGATTAATCTGGCCCCAAAGTTCAGGATTGCTGGTGAGACACTGGAGATTGAAAGACCAGTTATGAAGATATTGTAATAGTTCAGGACTCTTTTAGGTCTCTGATGTATAGTGTGCTATTGTTTTCATGTGAAGCAACTTCCTTTTGAAAGAATTTGGCCTTTTTTGTTATAAGAAAACAACAGTTAAAGTATTGCAGTTACAGATGATATTTCATGACTTGAGGGTAAAATTGAATCATTAGGTGACTGCATCTGAGCTATTGCACAATAGTACTAGCTAGTactacacatatacacaaaagtTTGAATTAGGTACTTTGGAGAAGTGGAAGGGAAATAGTGAACACATTCTCCAATACCTACCTCCTCTGCCCTCATTCTGTTTTGATGAGTAGCTTAGCGATTTGGTTTGAGACTAGACATAGTGTACTTATTTATCCATCATTTATTTTGTAGTAAGTGCCCAAGTAGATTAGAATAGGAACTCTAGGTTAAAGAAACCACTATTTTTATAAGCATTGAGCAGATTTTGACACTGGGTTTCCCAGGCTATATTTGAGCCAGTGTTCCTATTCATGCTGTTTTATAAAGATTTGTATAGTACAGCTTTCTTATCTGGAAACTTTAAACAACTTTGTGAAGAGCCAGTAGGAAATCTAAATTTAGATCTATAGGGCagaaactcttttattattatactcGGACCCTTCGTTACCTTTTTCTTTTGCAAAGTAGAAATGCTACTGCTGAAATCTGTCTCATGAGATAGTTGTGGTTAGGGAAGTGTCTTTGATACTTTGAGAGAGTATCTCTTTTTCCTACCACATACTAAATTCACATGATGTTGAATTATCTCACAATAAGAACATGAGAGCTTTGAATGAGTTGAATTgcttaaaattctttaaattgaaggagcaactgggtagctcagtggattgagagccaggcctatagatgggaggttcaaatatggcctcaggcacttctagctgggtgaccctgggcaagtcacttaactcccattgcctagactagcccataccactcttctaccttggaaccaatacctaggattgattccaagacagaaggtaagggtttaaaaaaaaatccttaattgAACTATAGACTTCATGGTTTCAGAGGAAAAGGGAAATCTGAGTTGAGGCaatggtatttttaaaagtttatttaattaattttggatatttttccatggttacatgattcatgttctttccctctcttcctccactCCCTGTAGCTgtcacacaattccactggattttacttgtgtcattgatcaagacctatttccatattattgataattgcagtacaatgattgtttagagtctacatccccattcatatccccatcaacccatatgatcaaacaattgtttttcttctttgtttctactcccacagttcttcctctggatgtggatagtgttctttctcataagtccctcagaattgtcctggatcattgcattgctgctagtagagaagtccattgcattgctgctagtagagaagtccattacattcaattgtaccacagtgtatatcagtctctgtgtacggtGTCCTCCTGGGtctgttccttttactctgtatcaTCAATTCCAattgaattcttccagttcattattcttttgagcacaatagtattctatcatcaacagaaaccacaatttgtttccCAAtcgaaaggcatcccctcattttccaattttttgccactacaaagagccgtgactataaatatttttgtataagtctttttctttgtgatctctttggggtattaacccagcagtggtatggctcaATCAAAGGGCAAattgtcttttaaagccctttggacataattccaagaggcaatttatttctgaaaaagaaattatatttgaatgtATTAGTTTGGAAAGGGAACTAAGAGAAGGCCAGTATTTTGGGTGACTGGATTTCTTCAGAAAATTGAACTAAACAAATGTAATTGTATACTATTTAAAAGACTCGTGCATTTTACAGCTCTGAACAGGATGTAGCATGTGAGAGGCATTGTGTagtggaacatagtaggtacataacaaatgtttattgaaagagTACCATACCAGCCATGAGTCAGGAGATTGGGAAATAATAGTTTCAGGCCTTGGTAAATCATTATGGGACTCAATTTTCCCATCCAttaatattaagtgacttgattcAATTAGATATCTTTTAAGATATTTCTTTTAGCTCTAAcatgttcttttctattttaggGAACTATGtaatttatatgtgcatatatttgaGTATTCATTCATAGTAGCATTCATGAACATATCCTGCAGTGAATGACCAATCAGCATATAGTTTTTTCAGATCTGGTAGTTtttcagtcaacaagaatttgttaAGTGTTTACTAAGTGCCgggcactgtgttaaatgttgAGCTTACAAACACAGTAAAAGAAATCTGTGTGTTGATAAACTGATTGGGCacaggtcattaaaaaaaaaaaacaaaaaacccaacacacttcccttccatcttagaaccaataatactgtggattccaaggcagaagagtggtaagggttaggccaaaggggttaagtgatttccccagtgtcacatagctaggaagtgtccgaggccatatttaaacccaggatcttttatctctaggcctggctttcaatccactgagctgtctaGCTCTGCCCCATTCACAGGTCATGTTTTGGAAAAGGATATGTGGAGTAAAGGAACAGGAAAGGGTGGCTTGACAGGGGATGTTTGAATAACTTATTGTTCTAAGTGCATACATCCTTaataccaaaaaattaaaatcttcatgGCATGTTAGTATTTGGTTTGTGTTGTTACTTAGATTAAGAGTGAAGGTTCACATGATCTGGAGGAGAGTAACCCATCATGGGGCAGATTATCAAACCTTGCCATGGGCCCACAGATATCTTGTCTCAGTTCTGATGTCTtgtaaacattcattttctagTCACACTGAGATAAGGACACTGAATCCTATGCTGCTGCTGAATAGAAAACAGTAGCATCTTCTAAAGTTgactctttttcttcccctttttagcTGAATCCACTTCTGGAAGAGGCCAGTGTCTGAAACGCATTCGCTACCATGGCCGAGGTTTTCATGGCATTATGGAGAAGGTTTATTGCCATTACTTTGTGAAACTGGTAGAAggaccccctcctccccctcagcAGCCAAAGACGAGTTTTTCCCATGCCAAGGAATATGTTCAGGAGCTTCGGAATCGGACCATCATTAATTCACTGTGATGAATTCAGACCCTACTatgtatattttccttctttttctcaaaaacataaataaaaaaacaaagacaaatgtTTTTGTGGTTTGTCATTGGCTTCTGCAGTACTGTATATCTAGCCCGAGGGAAGTTGCttgttttatattaatatttataaggcTGTGCCCATCATACAAGCCTTTGGGCATATTTGTATGTGTCtgcaaattagaagggaagatagCCTTTCAACTCTTATAGAGAAGAGATTATTGGGAATGCTTTCTCAGGTATACTTCAAAGGGAGTGTTAACTTTCTAGCTGCTGTCCTGCAGGTGGCAGTTTTGAGACTGGGAACTGTAGGCCAGCATTAGAATTGGGGGAAAGTAAGTCTGCCCTTGTTGGTTCCAGTTGTCCCATCTCTGTCCAAAGGTAAGTGTATCTGCATTTTGATCTATTGCACCATTTTAGGTTCCTTCTGTGAAGTATGTTGGTTCTGGCACTGTATCAGTGCAGTGAGTGAAGCACTAGTATATTTTTTACTTCTCAGTTTAATATCCAATATGACAAACATCTTAGATTCCTGTATTGTCTCTAAAACACAGAAAAAAGCTAGAACCCAGGGGAATTCCTTttaacaacctttttttttttgatagaaaAGAGGACAATTAACCACATCCTGAACAatgtttattttgtaaatatttcattGTTCAAGGTTGAATTGTTTTGCTGTGGCACCTCAGACTTTTCTGAACATCCACATCCTTGTTTCTAAAATGAGAGGGAGTCAacctaggtgatctctaaggttctgtCTGGCTCTGATGTCCTTTTGTCCTGTGACTTAAAGTATGATTAACTATTGAATAAAGAATTCTGTATTTAAGAAATAGAGCAGTAGATGGCACTCTGCTACCTCTTATGGCTTATAGGGAGGCAGCAATGAATTGGCAAAATGTTCAGCATCACCTTGGGCTGTAGTCAGGCACAAGTGCATATATCGTCTTGTAACACTCCAGTCGACAGCTCCCAGTAGAATGAAGGGTGTGTTCAACACCATGTTTTAGGATGACACCCTAGCTGTGAGTTGTATGAACATATTCTTATGCCTTTGACTTCCAGCTTATGACTGGGTGAGTCAGAAAACACCATTGCTCAAGGTAGTAAGCCAAGGATCGAGCCAAAAGCATTCTGAGTTCTAATATTGCTATTGAGGTTTGGTGATAATAATCATGTTTATGTAGCTCTTTATGGTTTATGTAGCTCTTTAAGCCCTTTTAGGACATTCTGTCATCTGATGCTGTATATAGAAAGAGGCTTGGACTAGGATTCAGGAGACCAGAGCTATAATCTCTGCCAgtaactagatgtgtgaccttaaaTGAGTTGTATAAGCACTCCTGAGTTTTTgtttcgtctgtaaaatgagtgggttggaatAAATGATCTCTTAGCTTGAAAATTCTATGATTCCCTGATGCCCTTTGGACTCTTGTCTCATTCCTCGTGTGTGACTGAAATACACAGAGAGATTAGGAGTCCATGATAATAAATTAagtaagtgctttgtaaattaagcaatatagaaataattaGTTCAGGTCACTGAAGCTACATTTAAATAGTTTTGAAAGTTGAATACTTGTAGCAGAAACAAGATGAATATCCTTAAGTTCTAATGGGAAAAGTTTGCCTGTGACAGATCTTTCTGCATAAATGCTTTGTTCAGAAATGCTCCTGGTGTGCTAATGAATGTGTCCCATTGCTTCCATAGTGCAGAGCTCAGCTGGTGGTTTTCTTAGCTGAGGGAAAGGTTTCTGGCATGTGTAGTTAGTGGCAGTTTCAGACTTCACTTGAAGTTTACATGTTCGCAAACCAATAACTGTcaaatagaaaatttttcttCACTGGCAACCTCTGAATGTGAAAAGCAGtttaaatcatagaatcacagaatcagaaaGTACCTTAGTAGTCATCTCCTCCAGCCTCAATCCATAGAAGAGAAGCAATGGAATGGAAGAATTTTCTGGAAAGGAGGGactatatttgtttatttgttggtttatatttaattagtcaatttagaacatttttccttggttacaagtatcatattctttccttccccatcctctaccccttcctatagctgacatgcaatttcactgggtattacatgtgtccttgatcagaacccatttccatgttgttggtgtttgcattaggatgttcatttagagtctacatccacaatcatGTGAGCAAGTAATTGttgtcttccatgtttctactcccacagtttttcctctgaatgtggatagtgttctttctcataagtaggAGGGACTATATTTAAAAGTTCCCTGCCTCAATAGAAAAGTAACACATtgagagaggagatgaaagaaaaaaaataaatctattgggCTTTCAGGAAACTTAGATGCTGGATTATCTATGGAGGGGAAAAAGCCATTCCTTGAATGTATGAATGTTATGGCATCTTCATCCCTCTGTAGGCTAAGGTCTTGGAGTGGGAGTTATGTTGCTGCATGGACTATGCATTGCCTGTACAACTAACTCAAatgtgttcatttttataagctaTAGTCAAGCagtgggggaaaggaagaagaattatATCAAAATGAATAAAGGCTCAGTCTTATTAAGAGAAATATACTTTAGTTTTCTTAAAAACAGATAATGCATCTTTCTAAATGTGACCAAGACCAGTTAGCTTCACCATGTATTTTTAAACCTCTGCCTCAttctcctcttctgtaaaatggggataatagcacttaccttccaggctagtgaaggtcaaatgagatagtatttgtaaagcactttgcaaaccttaaaggactatGTAAATGTAGCtgctttaattattattatgcaACAACAATGACTAACTTTCAGAATTTTaactctccttcttataatattatTGTATAACACTATAACTATAACTCATAAAGTGCTTTCCTTTTATAATAACTGTGTAGTAGGTAGTGAAAGTATTATTGTAcccatttcaaagatgaaaagaccAAGGCCAAGAAAGAACTTCTTCGTGGTCAGGTCTCATAACTAGTAAAGAGTGAAGTCATGATTGGAACCAAagtcttattattattaataagacaAATGTTTTTTCCACAAAACATTTGTCTTGTTGATTGAGGAGACAAAAGCAGTTTATTGTAATGAGACATTTATTACATGTATACTCTCTGAAAGGGACTGGGAATGCAAAGATAAAGTGAACACTGAGTCTTTATGATAAGAGTTGGTCTTCTCTTTGAAATTCAGTCACTTGTCTCCAACTGTTTCTTTAACATTTCCACTTGGATGTCCTCtaggcatttcaaactcagtATATCCTAAACAGAAATCATTCTCTTTCTtaacttctctctttctgttgAGCTTTGCAATCTAGGAGTCATCCTCTTAATTCTTTGTTTCCACCACCAACATTTAAGGGAGTTAAAGATTCTTCCTAGTCAACATCTCTCAAGTCTAGCTTCTTACTTCAATTTGCACTGTGGTAACCCTTGTCCAGGATGTCACCCTACTTCCATAGCCAACTTGATCtccattccttttctcttctctccaagcCATCCTTTACATTgctgccaaattaatattcccAAAGCATAGATCTGGCCAGGTTACTTCTCTGTTCAATAAGTATCAATGGCTCCACATTGCCTTGAGGTTAAATGTCTCTGGTATTTAAAACCTTTCACAGTCTGATTCTAGTTTAGAAAGctctttcttccttatctcttttaatccttcAAAGTTCACTGTTAGTGCTGCTACCTTTAAGAGGCCTTTttaaattcttccatttcttgCTTTCCTACACTCTCAATCACTGTGTATACTTGGCATATcctttatttacttatctgtgggTATGTTatctctccattagaatataaacttagaGGCAACTGTCTCACTTGTATTTGTGTCTCTAGAACCTAGGACAGTGCTTGACCAGTTGGAGGcacttaataatatttattgattgattagttcATATGTGGAGTTAAGTCGGAAGGCTTTCCTGAAGGAGGTGAGTTTTTGGAACGGGTTTTAAAGGTTTAGAGGGGCACATAGCTTACATTATTCGTTATTCTAGAGGTGGTTACTTTTAGACATAACCaatataaaaactattttccaTTAGTGAGTGGCTTTAGCGTTTATCTCATATcacaaaatacaaaaggaatgaAGGATCATATTTTTAGAGGTAAAAGGACTCTTAGTGGAGATTGagttcaaccttttcattttatggtCTTTGACTTTaatcattaaatgacttgctcaggttcatatagctgataaatgtctgaagtgagatttgaattcaggtctttctgaatttaTGTATCCCCTATAACACTGACTTCTTTTGGTTCACATTATTGTGCCTTGCCTTGATCTATTTGAATGGAACTAAGAAAGCCTctcaagaaattggaaaatgtgacTTAaccagaacattttaaaaaacaaacaaacaaaaactaaggtaaacatgaaaaatattttttttaatgtctgttCAATGGGGACTTTGTAGCTCTCTGATTACTTTGCTCTTATGATCTTAGGGAGACTAGTGAAGATTCTGCCTTGAATATGGAAGCCAGTTGATCAAGAATGGAGATCATAAGAAATTAGCTTATTAGTTGtgtaaatagtaataataataataataataactcattatGAGATGGCATTATAATTTACAAAGTGttatcctcacaactctgaaAGGTAAGGAGTATAAATGTTATTGCCGTTTTCTGGATGAGGAAATAGGCTCAGAAAAGGGATGACTTAGCCAGCATCACATGGTTTTTTAGTGGCAAGAGCCCAGGCTTTAATGGAGGCCTCAAATCTAGGCTTACTACCTCCCAGGACAGTGCTTCTCCCATTACAATATGCTGCCTCAGAATGCCTTTAATGATGAGTTTTTATATAAAACATTAGGTTTTATAGCtagggagaaaatgagaaaggagcAACTACTTAGAAAAACATTAAGTAGAGGATGGTGATAATATCGACCATAGCAGATGTTGAAAAGTGGTAGTGATGTGACTGTTTCTTGTAACATGAGCAAAGATTGTCCTCTGACCGGGACTAGCTGATCACAGATGTTAAGGGTCCAGGGAGGCTTGGCAAGGGGACACTGACCAGATGGAGCTACTTGAAAACACCATGGGAAGTCTTGTTTAAATCACAGAAACAGTTACAAAAGCTGTATCTCCTGTCTAGCACATTTAGGGctcagagagaaagaacaagtgagaagtcctaggttctaTGTCTACCTCTGCCTCATACTATTGCCAGAGGCAAATTACTCCTTTGGGCCTTACTTTTCTATCCAGATTATGGATTTAGTCTAAAATATAAGACAAAGTAGCATTGAAATGATTAGAAAAGGGGTATGTTTAGTGTAAAGAGCATGGGATTTAGAATCTGAAGATCTAGGTTTGAGCTTATGATTTCCTACAAACAGTGTGATTATGgttagataatttattttctctagtCCTGaagttctttatctataaatctatctatTTAATAAGTTTATGACCTGTAAATGTAATGCATATGTAACATTTTGTAACCCTTAAAAATGGTATATATGGAACACATAAGTTGTGATCATTAGATATTATTTTCCAGTGCAGAAAACTCTTGTATTTGTTAATATGGAAGAAAAACTGAATATGAATAAATGAAGACCTGGATAATCCAGCAATTTCATATTAGCAACTAGATTTATTTACTTCCTCCATCAAagtttttatttgctttcttaACAAATAGTAATAAAGGATCACTTTTTTCTCCAGCTTTTGGGAGATGGAAACAGCATTGACTAATCaaatgggtttaaaaaacaaatctcaGGAGGGAGAGTGAATAAGGGGGCAGAATATTATGGACCactagaattggaaaggactttggaatACTGAATGTTAAAACACAGTCTGTCAAttctagaagagaccttaaactTAAAGAATGTTAAGGGCTGGATAGGACTTCAAAGCATAGGATGTAAAAACCAGAAGTGGCCTATACATAACCCTCTcaatttacatataagaaaactggcCCATAGACTGGGAAGTGATTCCCTCAGGGTTGTACCATTAACCAGCAACTGAGTTGAATGAATCAATTTCCTGACTTGTCCAGGACTTTTTCTACTATGTTCCACATTGGTCTGGGTTAGTGAAAAAATCAATCCCTT encodes:
- the MRPL22 gene encoding 39S ribosomal protein L22, mitochondrial isoform X4; the protein is MRREITYMWGSAGAHLYPKFQLYAEIYHCRRQIKYSKDKMWYLAKLIRGMSIDQAVAQMEFSDKKGAKIIKEVLLEAQDMAVRDHNVEFRSNLYIVLPLDVDSVLSHKSLRIVLDHCIAASREVHCIAASREVHYIQLYHSVYQSLCTVSSWVCSFYSVSSIPIEFFQFIILLSTIVFYHQQKPQFVSQSKGIPSFSNFLPLQRAVTINIFV